Proteins encoded by one window of Calidithermus timidus DSM 17022:
- the fumC gene encoding class II fumarate hydratase, which yields MSYRVEKDTMGEIQVESSRYWGAQTQRSLQNFPIGTERFKMPRSIIRALGILKKAAALANAELGELPRDKAELIVKAAEEVIAGKLDEHFPLVVFQTGSGTQSNMNANEVIANRAIELSGGVLGSKDPIHPNDHVNRGQSSNDTFPTAMHIAVVEELHRQLYPNVQKLRDTLAAKAEAFKDIVKVGRTHLQDATPITLGQEIGSWVAQIDYCLEQVRHAEQGLYELAIGGTAVGTGLNAHPKFGDLCAAYIAKETGFPFVSAPNKFAALAAHDALVTTSAALRTLAGALFKMANDVRWLASGPRNGIGELLIPENEPGSSIMPGKVNPTQSEALTMVCVQVFGNDAAVAFAGSQGNFQLNVFKPVMVYNVLTSIQLLGDACLAFNDHCAVGLEPNLPRIRENLEKNLMLVTALNRHIGYDKAAAIAKKAHKEGTSLKEAALALGYLSEEEFDRWVVPMEMTRPS from the coding sequence ATGAGTTACCGCGTCGAAAAAGACACCATGGGCGAAATCCAGGTCGAGTCCAGCCGCTACTGGGGAGCCCAGACCCAGCGGTCATTGCAGAACTTCCCCATCGGCACCGAGCGCTTCAAGATGCCCAGGAGCATAATCCGGGCGCTGGGCATCCTCAAGAAGGCGGCGGCGCTGGCCAACGCCGAGTTGGGCGAGTTGCCCCGTGACAAGGCTGAACTCATCGTGAAGGCCGCCGAGGAGGTCATCGCCGGGAAGCTCGACGAGCACTTCCCGCTGGTGGTCTTCCAGACCGGCTCGGGCACCCAGAGCAACATGAACGCCAACGAGGTGATCGCCAACCGGGCCATCGAGCTCTCGGGCGGGGTACTGGGCTCCAAAGACCCAATCCACCCCAACGACCACGTCAACCGGGGGCAGTCCTCCAACGACACCTTCCCCACCGCCATGCACATCGCAGTAGTGGAGGAGCTGCACCGCCAGCTCTACCCCAACGTGCAGAAGCTGCGCGACACCCTGGCGGCCAAGGCCGAGGCCTTCAAGGACATCGTCAAGGTGGGCCGCACCCACCTGCAAGACGCCACCCCCATCACGCTGGGCCAGGAGATCGGCAGTTGGGTCGCCCAAATCGACTACTGCCTCGAGCAAGTCCGCCACGCCGAGCAGGGGCTGTACGAGCTGGCCATCGGCGGGACGGCGGTGGGCACCGGCCTCAACGCCCACCCCAAGTTCGGCGACCTCTGCGCGGCCTACATCGCCAAAGAGACCGGCTTTCCCTTCGTCTCGGCCCCCAACAAGTTCGCCGCGCTGGCGGCCCACGACGCCCTGGTGACCACCAGCGCCGCTTTGCGCACCCTGGCCGGAGCCCTCTTCAAGATGGCCAACGACGTGCGTTGGCTGGCCTCGGGACCGCGCAACGGCATCGGAGAGCTGCTCATCCCCGAGAACGAACCCGGCTCCTCCATCATGCCCGGTAAGGTCAACCCCACCCAGAGCGAGGCCCTGACCATGGTCTGCGTGCAGGTCTTCGGCAACGACGCAGCGGTGGCCTTCGCTGGAAGCCAGGGCAACTTCCAGCTCAACGTGTTCAAGCCGGTGATGGTGTATAACGTCCTCACCAGCATCCAGCTCCTGGGCGACGCCTGTCTTGCCTTCAACGACCACTGCGCGGTAGGCCTCGAGCCCAACCTTCCCCGCATCCGGGAGAACCTGGAGAAGAACCTGATGCTCGTCACCGCGCTCAACCGGCACATCGGCTACGATAAAGCCGCCGCCATCGCCAAGAAGGCCCACAAGGAGGGCACCAGCCTCAAGGAAGCCGCGCTGGCGTTGGGCTACCTGAGCGAGGAGGAGTTCGACCGCTGGGTGGTCCCCATGGAGATGACGAGGCCGAGCTAG
- a CDS encoding superoxide dismutase produces the protein MSYPFKLPELPFDKAALEPHIDAMTMEIHHGKHHAAYVNNLNAALEKAPEIQGWSLEELLGKIGQVPEAIRTAVRNNGGGHHNHTLFWDILTPGGSKEPTGRLAEAINATFGSFEKLKEQLTQAGLTRFGSGWAWLVKDKDGKLKVYSTANQDSPLMEGDTPLLGIDVWEHAYYLKYQNRRPDYLAAIWNVINWDKVAERF, from the coding sequence ATGAGTTATCCGTTCAAACTACCCGAACTGCCCTTCGATAAAGCGGCCCTCGAGCCCCACATCGACGCTATGACCATGGAGATCCACCATGGCAAACACCACGCGGCCTACGTCAACAACCTCAACGCCGCGCTGGAAAAAGCCCCCGAAATCCAGGGCTGGAGCCTGGAAGAACTCCTCGGCAAGATCGGCCAGGTGCCCGAGGCCATCCGCACCGCCGTGCGTAACAACGGGGGTGGTCACCACAACCACACCCTCTTCTGGGACATCCTCACCCCCGGCGGCTCCAAGGAACCCACCGGCAGGCTGGCCGAGGCCATCAACGCCACCTTCGGCTCCTTCGAGAAGCTCAAGGAGCAGCTGACCCAGGCCGGGCTCACCCGTTTCGGCTCCGGCTGGGCCTGGCTGGTCAAGGACAAAGACGGCAAGCTCAAGGTCTACAGCACTGCCAATCAGGACTCCCCGCTCATGGAGGGCGACACCCCGCTCTTGGGCATCGACGTGTGGGAGCACGCCTACTACCTCAAGTACCAGAACCGCCGCCCCGACTACCTGGCGGCGATCTGGAACGTGATCAACTGGGACAAAGTGGCCGAGCGGTTCTAG
- a CDS encoding ATP-binding protein, with product MVAYLVTQGGQADRGTLASLLWEGDEESTRRNLRQELFRLKGTPWERMLEQGSQQIVLTAVETDLQRFLEHLSRGRWAEAVGLWRGGLLAGFEVRANEAFEEWLAIEQTRWQNLYREAMLGWARSLEAASQRREALSVYQKLLEQDPLQEAEQQAVMRLLAVLGELPAAMRQYEQYARLLALELGVEPSPETQALYHHLRRGSLDAVVLAPASPASLQDPPLVARSEDWAWLETHLGRGLVLLVGEVGVGKSRLAQDFARRRGQVFQIRQRESLRELGFGGLIEAVRSAIESGQSLEGLEPVWREELAQLLPELGVFVGGAANAKLRLFEALARMLLTLVRPGGTVVWEDLHWADAPALEFLGYLTQRAPSLGIYLLGTTRSEGYQRGHPLYEALRSLSSEGLLWVHTLEALSQAGVRELVQRLSGTPGGTLFAERLHKATGGNPLYLLQTLRFLFDRGLLRVEGGRWHTPFDSITADYRELPLPPSVREVVQQRLERLPQGARELAQVLAIADAALEPSELAAFNRDDLALEHLLHGGIVQESSEGYVLAHDLLRSTILETLSAAARRRLHHRLAEVLRDTGAPPERLAHHLEAAGQLTQAARAHLAVGRKLRVGPLGRSALAHYSKALELMGPLAPPQERFQVLAECTELKLALGERAQAERLELARLLSEVPEEQCRLFLIEAEAAVQSGRVAEGIQAARQALELARTAWQKGKALFRLAWLEYRGGDPDAQLEPLTEAIRYFELSGDRFMEAHALRNLAGYYSRIGDQAKAREAYNKALVLAQGMADDLLLRRLKADGAIVDFVRGAYHRSIATGETLLAEARERGDLWAVWDALHILGLNAGAVGLSPQLEQSLHQALREAEVVRAYRDVSILRTALGTALMVENRLLEALEELQQALRVMQDLGEQATLGYALFSLGFTQVELGRYEEGEEVLTRAAEHWGERKQGRDRARALAGLALSYLRRGERERALQASSLAYEGREEWAEGIFDLPFILYARARALGDEEGAGLLERTQQLLRSLSERLPPEFSARLLNNRFVQWALAKRAGKPTPP from the coding sequence ATGGTGGCTTATCTGGTGACCCAGGGGGGGCAGGCCGACCGGGGTACGCTGGCTTCGCTGCTGTGGGAGGGGGATGAAGAGAGCACCCGGCGCAACCTTCGGCAGGAGCTGTTCCGACTCAAGGGGACGCCTTGGGAGCGGATGCTCGAGCAGGGCTCTCAACAGATCGTGCTCACCGCCGTCGAGACCGACCTGCAACGCTTCCTCGAGCACTTGAGCCGGGGACGCTGGGCCGAGGCGGTGGGGTTGTGGCGGGGTGGGCTGTTGGCGGGCTTCGAGGTGCGGGCTAACGAGGCCTTCGAGGAATGGCTGGCCATCGAGCAGACCCGCTGGCAAAACCTCTACCGCGAGGCCATGCTGGGCTGGGCCCGTAGCTTGGAGGCCGCTTCGCAGCGGCGGGAGGCGCTGTCGGTCTATCAAAAACTGCTCGAGCAAGACCCCCTGCAAGAAGCCGAGCAGCAAGCGGTGATGCGGTTGCTGGCGGTGCTGGGGGAACTCCCGGCGGCTATGCGCCAGTACGAGCAGTACGCCCGGCTGCTCGCGTTGGAGCTGGGGGTCGAACCTTCACCCGAGACCCAGGCCCTCTACCACCACCTGCGACGGGGCAGCCTGGATGCCGTGGTGCTGGCCCCGGCCTCGCCTGCTTCGCTGCAGGATCCGCCCCTGGTGGCCCGCAGTGAGGACTGGGCCTGGCTCGAGACCCATCTGGGTCGGGGCCTGGTGTTGTTGGTGGGTGAGGTGGGGGTGGGGAAAAGCCGCCTGGCCCAGGACTTTGCCCGACGCAGGGGTCAGGTCTTTCAGATTCGCCAGCGCGAGAGTCTGCGCGAACTGGGCTTTGGCGGCCTGATCGAGGCGGTGCGGAGCGCGATCGAGAGCGGGCAGTCGTTGGAGGGGCTCGAGCCCGTCTGGCGCGAGGAGCTGGCCCAGCTATTGCCCGAGCTAGGCGTTTTCGTGGGAGGAGCCGCCAACGCCAAGTTGCGGCTCTTCGAGGCCCTGGCCCGCATGCTGCTGACCCTGGTGCGACCGGGGGGCACGGTAGTGTGGGAGGACCTACACTGGGCCGATGCCCCTGCCCTGGAGTTCCTGGGCTACCTGACCCAGCGGGCCCCTAGCTTGGGGATCTACCTCCTGGGCACCACCCGCAGCGAGGGCTATCAGCGGGGGCACCCCCTCTACGAGGCCCTGCGGTCCTTGAGCAGCGAGGGGCTGCTGTGGGTGCACACCCTCGAGGCCCTGTCCCAGGCCGGGGTGCGCGAGCTGGTCCAGCGGCTCTCCGGTACTCCTGGCGGGACCCTCTTCGCCGAGCGGCTGCATAAGGCCACCGGCGGAAACCCGCTGTACCTGTTGCAGACCTTGCGCTTCCTCTTCGACCGGGGGTTGTTACGGGTGGAAGGGGGACGCTGGCACACCCCCTTCGACAGCATCACCGCCGACTACCGCGAGCTGCCCTTGCCCCCCTCGGTGCGCGAGGTCGTACAGCAGCGCCTCGAGCGGCTCCCGCAGGGGGCCCGCGAACTCGCCCAGGTTCTGGCCATCGCCGATGCAGCGCTCGAGCCTTCGGAGCTGGCGGCTTTTAACCGCGACGACCTGGCCCTCGAGCACCTGCTCCACGGCGGTATTGTCCAAGAAAGTTCTGAAGGGTACGTCCTGGCACACGACCTGTTGCGCTCGACGATCCTGGAGACCTTATCCGCGGCTGCCCGCCGTCGCCTGCACCACCGCTTGGCCGAGGTGCTGCGCGATACCGGTGCGCCGCCCGAGCGACTGGCCCATCACCTCGAGGCCGCCGGTCAACTGACCCAGGCCGCACGGGCTCATTTGGCGGTAGGGCGCAAGCTGCGGGTGGGCCCGCTGGGGCGCAGCGCGTTGGCCCACTACAGCAAGGCCCTCGAACTCATGGGTCCCCTGGCCCCGCCCCAAGAGCGTTTCCAGGTGCTGGCCGAATGCACCGAGCTCAAGCTGGCGCTGGGCGAGCGAGCCCAGGCCGAGCGGCTCGAGCTGGCCCGCTTGCTCAGCGAAGTGCCCGAGGAGCAGTGCCGGCTGTTCCTGATCGAGGCCGAAGCCGCCGTGCAGTCGGGGCGGGTTGCCGAGGGAATCCAGGCGGCGCGGCAGGCCCTCGAGCTCGCCCGCACCGCCTGGCAGAAGGGAAAGGCCCTGTTCCGGCTGGCCTGGCTGGAATACCGCGGTGGCGATCCCGATGCCCAGCTCGAGCCCCTCACCGAGGCCATCCGCTATTTCGAGCTCTCCGGTGACCGCTTCATGGAAGCCCACGCGCTGCGCAACCTGGCCGGGTACTACTCGCGCATCGGTGACCAGGCCAAAGCCCGCGAGGCCTACAACAAGGCGCTGGTGCTGGCCCAGGGCATGGCCGATGACCTGCTGCTGCGCCGCCTCAAGGCCGATGGCGCCATCGTGGATTTCGTGCGTGGGGCCTACCACCGCAGCATCGCCACCGGGGAAACCCTGCTGGCCGAGGCGCGGGAGCGGGGGGATTTGTGGGCGGTGTGGGACGCGTTGCATATCCTCGGCCTTAACGCCGGAGCGGTGGGCCTGAGCCCGCAGCTCGAGCAATCCCTGCACCAGGCCCTGCGCGAGGCCGAGGTAGTGCGGGCCTACCGCGATGTCTCGATCCTGCGCACCGCGCTGGGCACGGCGCTGATGGTCGAGAACCGGCTTCTGGAGGCCCTCGAGGAACTCCAGCAGGCCTTGCGGGTGATGCAGGACTTGGGCGAGCAGGCTACTTTGGGCTACGCCCTGTTCTCCTTGGGCTTTACCCAGGTCGAGCTGGGCCGCTACGAGGAGGGGGAGGAGGTGCTCACCCGCGCCGCCGAGCACTGGGGCGAGCGCAAGCAGGGCAGGGACCGGGCCAGGGCGCTGGCGGGATTGGCGCTGTCCTACTTGCGCCGGGGCGAGCGGGAGAGAGCCCTCCAGGCCTCGAGCCTGGCCTACGAAGGCCGCGAGGAGTGGGCCGAGGGCATCTTCGACCTGCCCTTCATCCTCTATGCCAGGGCCAGGGCCCTGGGGGACGAGGAAGGCGCTGGGCTGCTGGAACGTACCCAGCAGCTCCTCCGCTCGCTATCCGAGCGCCTCCCTCCCGAATTCTCCGCGCGCCTGCTCAATAACCGTTTCGTACAGTGGGCCCTGGCGAAGAGGGCTGGGAAGCCGACCCCCCCGTAG
- a CDS encoding PIN/TRAM domain-containing protein yields the protein MSILRLGLYLLMVLGGFEVGGWLEARGVLGADSGGMLSLNRLYLGLVGLLLGFLLVPRLSVLIESWWIRLQRWLGSLPPEVPVALIVASSAGLLLTVLINNLLSQFAGYTPWYSLLLALLLSGFLSALALANRDYFRIRPPAPPPRPKGGKILDTSVLIDGRIAEVADLGFLEGPLLVPRMVLRELQSFADHSDAQKRARGRRGLEVLERLKEKVGLEVLEAPASDEPVDDQLLTLARQNSAALVTNDSALLQLARIYGVKALSVQALATALRTPYVAGEVVRITITKEGKEAGQGVGYLDDGTMIVVDDALPFRGQEVSVVITQSIQTQVGRLLFGKLERSATSS from the coding sequence ATGAGCATTTTGCGCTTAGGGCTCTACCTTTTGATGGTGCTCGGCGGCTTCGAGGTGGGAGGCTGGCTCGAGGCGCGCGGGGTGCTGGGCGCGGATTCGGGGGGGATGCTCTCGCTCAACCGCCTCTACCTCGGGTTGGTCGGGCTGCTGCTGGGCTTCTTGCTGGTGCCTCGCCTGAGCGTGCTCATCGAAAGCTGGTGGATCCGCCTGCAGCGCTGGTTGGGGTCGCTGCCGCCAGAGGTGCCCGTAGCCCTGATCGTGGCCTCGAGCGCCGGGCTGCTCCTGACGGTGCTCATCAACAACCTGCTCTCGCAGTTCGCTGGCTATACCCCCTGGTATTCACTGCTGCTGGCCCTGCTGCTCTCGGGCTTTCTCTCGGCTTTGGCCCTGGCCAACCGCGATTACTTTCGCATTCGTCCACCCGCTCCACCCCCTCGCCCCAAGGGGGGCAAGATCCTCGACACCAGCGTGCTCATCGATGGCCGCATCGCCGAGGTGGCCGATCTGGGCTTTTTGGAAGGCCCTTTGCTGGTACCGCGGATGGTGCTGCGCGAGCTGCAAAGCTTCGCCGACCATTCCGACGCCCAGAAGCGGGCGCGGGGCCGTCGGGGGTTGGAGGTGCTCGAGCGGCTGAAGGAAAAGGTGGGGTTGGAGGTGCTCGAGGCACCTGCCAGCGACGAACCCGTCGATGACCAGCTCCTCACCCTGGCCCGCCAGAACTCCGCCGCGCTGGTCACCAATGACTCGGCCCTGCTGCAACTCGCCCGCATCTACGGCGTCAAGGCCCTCTCGGTGCAGGCCCTTGCCACCGCGCTGCGTACACCCTACGTGGCGGGGGAAGTGGTGCGCATCACCATCACCAAGGAGGGTAAGGAGGCCGGGCAGGGGGTGGGCTACCTCGACGACGGCACCATGATCGTCGTCGACGATGCCCTGCCCTTCCGGGGGCAGGAGGTGTCGGTGGTGATCACCCAGTCCATCCAGACTCAGGTGGGGCGTCTGCTCTTTGGCAAGCTCGAGCGCAGCGCGACCTCGAGCTGA
- the radA gene encoding DNA repair protein RadA, with protein sequence MAKTQYTCVECGYKSIKALGRCPNCGAWGSFKEEAAPGRAPVGSSRNSLSKVRPLPNLEAIVRLGAVDPSGEARFSSGIGELDRVLGGGFVIGEVLLLGGEPGVGKSTLLLQVADRMLRQGRRVIYLAGEESPGQIRLRAERLGTSGELELLRETGLEAVLATLEAELPEFLVVDSIQTLETTSAAGSLVAVRDATSALTRFAKANKVTTVLVGHVTKEGIVAGPKVIEHVVDATLYLETAGNFRVLRSSKNRFGPVGEMGVFRMAEEGMEEVANPSEAFLAERPVGAPGSVVALSLSGERALALEVQALAARTPFPAPRRVSQGLDSRRVDVVLAVLERRLELPLGNLDVYVNLAGGLKLFDAGLDLAVALAVYSAVVGKPIPQDFAVVGEVGLAGEVRSVEGLERRLREGRRAGFERLLYPGVIRNVEEAVKRLL encoded by the coding sequence ATGGCCAAGACCCAATACACCTGCGTTGAGTGCGGCTACAAGTCCATCAAGGCCCTGGGCCGCTGTCCCAACTGCGGGGCCTGGGGTTCGTTCAAGGAAGAGGCCGCACCTGGCCGGGCGCCGGTGGGAAGTTCCCGCAACAGCCTCAGCAAGGTCCGGCCCCTGCCCAACCTCGAGGCCATCGTGCGCCTGGGTGCGGTAGACCCCAGCGGCGAGGCCCGCTTCAGCAGCGGGATCGGCGAGCTGGACCGGGTGCTGGGCGGGGGCTTTGTGATCGGAGAGGTGCTGCTGCTGGGCGGCGAGCCAGGGGTGGGCAAGAGCACCTTGCTGCTTCAGGTAGCCGACCGTATGCTGCGCCAGGGCCGGCGGGTGATCTATTTGGCGGGGGAGGAGTCGCCGGGGCAGATCCGCCTGCGGGCCGAGCGACTGGGCACCTCCGGCGAGCTCGAGCTCCTGCGTGAGACCGGCCTCGAGGCCGTGCTCGCCACCCTCGAGGCCGAATTGCCTGAGTTCTTGGTGGTCGACTCCATTCAGACCCTCGAGACCACCTCGGCTGCGGGCTCGCTGGTGGCGGTGCGCGACGCCACTTCGGCCCTGACCCGCTTCGCCAAGGCCAACAAGGTGACCACGGTGCTGGTGGGGCACGTGACCAAGGAGGGCATCGTGGCCGGACCCAAGGTCATCGAGCACGTGGTCGATGCTACGCTCTACCTCGAGACCGCTGGGAACTTTAGGGTTTTGCGCTCGAGCAAGAACCGCTTCGGCCCGGTGGGGGAGATGGGGGTCTTCCGCATGGCGGAGGAGGGCATGGAGGAGGTGGCCAACCCCTCCGAAGCCTTTTTGGCCGAGCGTCCGGTGGGTGCGCCGGGCTCGGTGGTGGCCTTGAGTCTCTCGGGTGAGCGGGCGTTGGCGCTGGAGGTGCAGGCCCTGGCGGCCCGCACCCCCTTTCCCGCTCCCCGCCGGGTCTCGCAAGGGCTCGACTCGCGTCGGGTAGATGTGGTGCTAGCGGTGCTGGAGCGGCGGCTCGAGCTGCCGCTGGGCAACCTCGACGTCTACGTCAATTTGGCGGGCGGTTTGAAGCTTTTTGACGCGGGATTGGACCTGGCGGTAGCCCTGGCGGTGTATTCTGCTGTGGTGGGTAAGCCCATTCCTCAGGATTTCGCCGTGGTGGGCGAGGTCGGGTTGGCCGGAGAGGTGCGCAGCGTGGAGGGCCTCGAGCGCCGACTGCGCGAGGGCCGGCGGGCGGGTTTTGAGCGGCTGTTGTACCCGGGCGTCATCCGCAACGTGGAGGAGGCAGTGAAGCGGTTGTTATGA